A region of Carassius gibelio isolate Cgi1373 ecotype wild population from Czech Republic chromosome B11, carGib1.2-hapl.c, whole genome shotgun sequence DNA encodes the following proteins:
- the LOC127968211 gene encoding ELAV-like protein 1 isoform X1, with the protein MAVRRGHIRYLKVCEVENQGNDRDSHKSGSSVKQEEYDMPNGYEDHMGDEPSDAKTNLIINYLPQNMSQEELRSLFSSIGEVESAKLIRDKMGGGVKEGHSLGYGFVNYVNPNDAERAINTLNGLRLQSKTIKVSYARPSSDSIKDANLYISGLPKTMTQKDVEDMFTQYGHIINSRILVDQASGLSRGVAFIRFDKRSEAEEAIKDLNGSKPAGASEPITVKFAASPNQTKNSQLISQLYPTQSRRFGGPVHHQAQRFRFSPMSVDHMSGASGMNVSGSSSSGWCIFIYNLGQDVDEGILWQMFGPFGAVTNVKVIRDFNTNKCKGFGFVTMTNYEEAAMAIASLNGYRMGDRVLQVSFKTSKSHK; encoded by the exons ATGGCCGTCAGAAGAGGACACATAAGGTATTTAAAA GTTTGTGAGGTTGAGAACCAGGGTAATGACAGAGACTCACACAAGAGTGGCAGCTCAGTAAAG CAGGAAGAATACGACATGCCGAACGGTTACGAGGACCACATGGGCGATGAGCCGAGTGATGCGAAAACCAACCTGATCATCAACTATCTGCCCCAGAACATGAGTCAGGAGGAGCTTCGGAGTCTCTTCAGCAGCATTGGCGAGGTGGAGTCGGCCAAACTCATAAGAGACAAGATGGGAG gaggTGTGAAGGaag GCCACAGTTTAGGGTACGGATTTGTTAACTATGTTAACCCTAATGATGCAGAAAGGGCAATCAATACACTCAATGGCCTGAGACTACAGTCTAAAACTATCAAG GTGTCTTATGCCAGGCCGAGCTCTGACAGCATCAAAGATGCCAACCTGTACATCAGCGGTTTACCCAAGACCATGACTCAGAAGGATGTAGAGGACATGTTTACCCAGTACGGGCATATCATAAACTCCCGCATACTGGTCGATCAGGCCTCTG GCCTATCTCGTGGAGTTGCGTTCATCCGTTTCGATAAGAGGTCTGAAGCGGAGGAAGCCATCAAGGATCTTAATGGATCCAAACCAGCTGGTGCCTCTGAACCAATCACAGTGAAGTTTGCTGCCAGTCCAAACCAGACCAAGAATTCCCAGCTGATCTCTCAGCTGTACCCCACTCAGTCCCGTCGGTTTGGAGGACCTGTTCATCACCAGGCGCAGCGCTTCAG GTTTTCACCCATGAGTGTTGACCACATGAGCGGTGCCTCTGGGATGAACGTGTCTGGCAGCTCTTCCTCTGGATGGTGTATCTTCATCTACAACTTGGGTCAGGATGTCGACGAAGGCATCCTTTGGCAGATGTTCGGTCCGTTCGGTGCTGTCACCAACGTCAAGGTCATCCGTGACTTTAACACCAACAAATGCAAAGGTTTTGGGTTTGTTACCATGACAAATTACGAAGAGGCTGCAATGGCCATCGCTAGCCTGAACGGATACCGCATGGGAGACAGAGTCCTGCAAGTGTCGTTCAAAACCAGCAAGTCTCACAAGtaa
- the LOC127968211 gene encoding ELAV-like protein 1 isoform X6: MAVRRGHIRYLKEEYDMPNGYEDHMGDEPSDAKTNLIINYLPQNMSQEELRSLFSSIGEVESAKLIRDKMGGGVKEGHSLGYGFVNYVNPNDAERAINTLNGLRLQSKTIKVSYARPSSDSIKDANLYISGLPKTMTQKDVEDMFTQYGHIINSRILVDQASGLSRGVAFIRFDKRSEAEEAIKDLNGSKPAGASEPITVKFAASPNQTKNSQLISQLYPTQSRRFGGPVHHQAQRFRFSPMSVDHMSGASGMNVSGSSSSGWCIFIYNLGQDVDEGILWQMFGPFGAVTNVKVIRDFNTNKCKGFGFVTMTNYEEAAMAIASLNGYRMGDRVLQVSFKTSKSHK; this comes from the exons ATGGCCGTCAGAAGAGGACACATAAGGTATTTAAAA GAAGAATACGACATGCCGAACGGTTACGAGGACCACATGGGCGATGAGCCGAGTGATGCGAAAACCAACCTGATCATCAACTATCTGCCCCAGAACATGAGTCAGGAGGAGCTTCGGAGTCTCTTCAGCAGCATTGGCGAGGTGGAGTCGGCCAAACTCATAAGAGACAAGATGGGAG gaggTGTGAAGGaag GCCACAGTTTAGGGTACGGATTTGTTAACTATGTTAACCCTAATGATGCAGAAAGGGCAATCAATACACTCAATGGCCTGAGACTACAGTCTAAAACTATCAAG GTGTCTTATGCCAGGCCGAGCTCTGACAGCATCAAAGATGCCAACCTGTACATCAGCGGTTTACCCAAGACCATGACTCAGAAGGATGTAGAGGACATGTTTACCCAGTACGGGCATATCATAAACTCCCGCATACTGGTCGATCAGGCCTCTG GCCTATCTCGTGGAGTTGCGTTCATCCGTTTCGATAAGAGGTCTGAAGCGGAGGAAGCCATCAAGGATCTTAATGGATCCAAACCAGCTGGTGCCTCTGAACCAATCACAGTGAAGTTTGCTGCCAGTCCAAACCAGACCAAGAATTCCCAGCTGATCTCTCAGCTGTACCCCACTCAGTCCCGTCGGTTTGGAGGACCTGTTCATCACCAGGCGCAGCGCTTCAG GTTTTCACCCATGAGTGTTGACCACATGAGCGGTGCCTCTGGGATGAACGTGTCTGGCAGCTCTTCCTCTGGATGGTGTATCTTCATCTACAACTTGGGTCAGGATGTCGACGAAGGCATCCTTTGGCAGATGTTCGGTCCGTTCGGTGCTGTCACCAACGTCAAGGTCATCCGTGACTTTAACACCAACAAATGCAAAGGTTTTGGGTTTGTTACCATGACAAATTACGAAGAGGCTGCAATGGCCATCGCTAGCCTGAACGGATACCGCATGGGAGACAGAGTCCTGCAAGTGTCGTTCAAAACCAGCAAGTCTCACAAGtaa
- the LOC127968211 gene encoding ELAV-like protein 1 isoform X2 → MAVRRGHIRYLKVCEVENQGNDRDSHKSGSSVKEEYDMPNGYEDHMGDEPSDAKTNLIINYLPQNMSQEELRSLFSSIGEVESAKLIRDKMGGGVKEGHSLGYGFVNYVNPNDAERAINTLNGLRLQSKTIKVSYARPSSDSIKDANLYISGLPKTMTQKDVEDMFTQYGHIINSRILVDQASGLSRGVAFIRFDKRSEAEEAIKDLNGSKPAGASEPITVKFAASPNQTKNSQLISQLYPTQSRRFGGPVHHQAQRFRFSPMSVDHMSGASGMNVSGSSSSGWCIFIYNLGQDVDEGILWQMFGPFGAVTNVKVIRDFNTNKCKGFGFVTMTNYEEAAMAIASLNGYRMGDRVLQVSFKTSKSHK, encoded by the exons ATGGCCGTCAGAAGAGGACACATAAGGTATTTAAAA GTTTGTGAGGTTGAGAACCAGGGTAATGACAGAGACTCACACAAGAGTGGCAGCTCAGTAAAG GAAGAATACGACATGCCGAACGGTTACGAGGACCACATGGGCGATGAGCCGAGTGATGCGAAAACCAACCTGATCATCAACTATCTGCCCCAGAACATGAGTCAGGAGGAGCTTCGGAGTCTCTTCAGCAGCATTGGCGAGGTGGAGTCGGCCAAACTCATAAGAGACAAGATGGGAG gaggTGTGAAGGaag GCCACAGTTTAGGGTACGGATTTGTTAACTATGTTAACCCTAATGATGCAGAAAGGGCAATCAATACACTCAATGGCCTGAGACTACAGTCTAAAACTATCAAG GTGTCTTATGCCAGGCCGAGCTCTGACAGCATCAAAGATGCCAACCTGTACATCAGCGGTTTACCCAAGACCATGACTCAGAAGGATGTAGAGGACATGTTTACCCAGTACGGGCATATCATAAACTCCCGCATACTGGTCGATCAGGCCTCTG GCCTATCTCGTGGAGTTGCGTTCATCCGTTTCGATAAGAGGTCTGAAGCGGAGGAAGCCATCAAGGATCTTAATGGATCCAAACCAGCTGGTGCCTCTGAACCAATCACAGTGAAGTTTGCTGCCAGTCCAAACCAGACCAAGAATTCCCAGCTGATCTCTCAGCTGTACCCCACTCAGTCCCGTCGGTTTGGAGGACCTGTTCATCACCAGGCGCAGCGCTTCAG GTTTTCACCCATGAGTGTTGACCACATGAGCGGTGCCTCTGGGATGAACGTGTCTGGCAGCTCTTCCTCTGGATGGTGTATCTTCATCTACAACTTGGGTCAGGATGTCGACGAAGGCATCCTTTGGCAGATGTTCGGTCCGTTCGGTGCTGTCACCAACGTCAAGGTCATCCGTGACTTTAACACCAACAAATGCAAAGGTTTTGGGTTTGTTACCATGACAAATTACGAAGAGGCTGCAATGGCCATCGCTAGCCTGAACGGATACCGCATGGGAGACAGAGTCCTGCAAGTGTCGTTCAAAACCAGCAAGTCTCACAAGtaa
- the LOC127968211 gene encoding ELAV-like protein 1 isoform X4 has protein sequence MAVRRGHIRYLKVCEVENQGNDRDSHKSGSSVKEEYDMPNGYEDHMGDEPSDAKTNLIINYLPQNMSQEELRSLFSSIGEVESAKLIRDKMGGHSLGYGFVNYVNPNDAERAINTLNGLRLQSKTIKVSYARPSSDSIKDANLYISGLPKTMTQKDVEDMFTQYGHIINSRILVDQASGLSRGVAFIRFDKRSEAEEAIKDLNGSKPAGASEPITVKFAASPNQTKNSQLISQLYPTQSRRFGGPVHHQAQRFRFSPMSVDHMSGASGMNVSGSSSSGWCIFIYNLGQDVDEGILWQMFGPFGAVTNVKVIRDFNTNKCKGFGFVTMTNYEEAAMAIASLNGYRMGDRVLQVSFKTSKSHK, from the exons ATGGCCGTCAGAAGAGGACACATAAGGTATTTAAAA GTTTGTGAGGTTGAGAACCAGGGTAATGACAGAGACTCACACAAGAGTGGCAGCTCAGTAAAG GAAGAATACGACATGCCGAACGGTTACGAGGACCACATGGGCGATGAGCCGAGTGATGCGAAAACCAACCTGATCATCAACTATCTGCCCCAGAACATGAGTCAGGAGGAGCTTCGGAGTCTCTTCAGCAGCATTGGCGAGGTGGAGTCGGCCAAACTCATAAGAGACAAGATGGGAG GCCACAGTTTAGGGTACGGATTTGTTAACTATGTTAACCCTAATGATGCAGAAAGGGCAATCAATACACTCAATGGCCTGAGACTACAGTCTAAAACTATCAAG GTGTCTTATGCCAGGCCGAGCTCTGACAGCATCAAAGATGCCAACCTGTACATCAGCGGTTTACCCAAGACCATGACTCAGAAGGATGTAGAGGACATGTTTACCCAGTACGGGCATATCATAAACTCCCGCATACTGGTCGATCAGGCCTCTG GCCTATCTCGTGGAGTTGCGTTCATCCGTTTCGATAAGAGGTCTGAAGCGGAGGAAGCCATCAAGGATCTTAATGGATCCAAACCAGCTGGTGCCTCTGAACCAATCACAGTGAAGTTTGCTGCCAGTCCAAACCAGACCAAGAATTCCCAGCTGATCTCTCAGCTGTACCCCACTCAGTCCCGTCGGTTTGGAGGACCTGTTCATCACCAGGCGCAGCGCTTCAG GTTTTCACCCATGAGTGTTGACCACATGAGCGGTGCCTCTGGGATGAACGTGTCTGGCAGCTCTTCCTCTGGATGGTGTATCTTCATCTACAACTTGGGTCAGGATGTCGACGAAGGCATCCTTTGGCAGATGTTCGGTCCGTTCGGTGCTGTCACCAACGTCAAGGTCATCCGTGACTTTAACACCAACAAATGCAAAGGTTTTGGGTTTGTTACCATGACAAATTACGAAGAGGCTGCAATGGCCATCGCTAGCCTGAACGGATACCGCATGGGAGACAGAGTCCTGCAAGTGTCGTTCAAAACCAGCAAGTCTCACAAGtaa
- the LOC127968211 gene encoding ELAV-like protein 1 isoform X3: MAVRRGHIRYLKVCEVENQGNDRDSHKSGSSVKQEEYDMPNGYEDHMGDEPSDAKTNLIINYLPQNMSQEELRSLFSSIGEVESAKLIRDKMGGHSLGYGFVNYVNPNDAERAINTLNGLRLQSKTIKVSYARPSSDSIKDANLYISGLPKTMTQKDVEDMFTQYGHIINSRILVDQASGLSRGVAFIRFDKRSEAEEAIKDLNGSKPAGASEPITVKFAASPNQTKNSQLISQLYPTQSRRFGGPVHHQAQRFRFSPMSVDHMSGASGMNVSGSSSSGWCIFIYNLGQDVDEGILWQMFGPFGAVTNVKVIRDFNTNKCKGFGFVTMTNYEEAAMAIASLNGYRMGDRVLQVSFKTSKSHK; this comes from the exons ATGGCCGTCAGAAGAGGACACATAAGGTATTTAAAA GTTTGTGAGGTTGAGAACCAGGGTAATGACAGAGACTCACACAAGAGTGGCAGCTCAGTAAAG CAGGAAGAATACGACATGCCGAACGGTTACGAGGACCACATGGGCGATGAGCCGAGTGATGCGAAAACCAACCTGATCATCAACTATCTGCCCCAGAACATGAGTCAGGAGGAGCTTCGGAGTCTCTTCAGCAGCATTGGCGAGGTGGAGTCGGCCAAACTCATAAGAGACAAGATGGGAG GCCACAGTTTAGGGTACGGATTTGTTAACTATGTTAACCCTAATGATGCAGAAAGGGCAATCAATACACTCAATGGCCTGAGACTACAGTCTAAAACTATCAAG GTGTCTTATGCCAGGCCGAGCTCTGACAGCATCAAAGATGCCAACCTGTACATCAGCGGTTTACCCAAGACCATGACTCAGAAGGATGTAGAGGACATGTTTACCCAGTACGGGCATATCATAAACTCCCGCATACTGGTCGATCAGGCCTCTG GCCTATCTCGTGGAGTTGCGTTCATCCGTTTCGATAAGAGGTCTGAAGCGGAGGAAGCCATCAAGGATCTTAATGGATCCAAACCAGCTGGTGCCTCTGAACCAATCACAGTGAAGTTTGCTGCCAGTCCAAACCAGACCAAGAATTCCCAGCTGATCTCTCAGCTGTACCCCACTCAGTCCCGTCGGTTTGGAGGACCTGTTCATCACCAGGCGCAGCGCTTCAG GTTTTCACCCATGAGTGTTGACCACATGAGCGGTGCCTCTGGGATGAACGTGTCTGGCAGCTCTTCCTCTGGATGGTGTATCTTCATCTACAACTTGGGTCAGGATGTCGACGAAGGCATCCTTTGGCAGATGTTCGGTCCGTTCGGTGCTGTCACCAACGTCAAGGTCATCCGTGACTTTAACACCAACAAATGCAAAGGTTTTGGGTTTGTTACCATGACAAATTACGAAGAGGCTGCAATGGCCATCGCTAGCCTGAACGGATACCGCATGGGAGACAGAGTCCTGCAAGTGTCGTTCAAAACCAGCAAGTCTCACAAGtaa
- the LOC127968211 gene encoding ELAV-like protein 1 isoform X7, which produces MAVRRGHIRYLKQEEYDMPNGYEDHMGDEPSDAKTNLIINYLPQNMSQEELRSLFSSIGEVESAKLIRDKMGGHSLGYGFVNYVNPNDAERAINTLNGLRLQSKTIKVSYARPSSDSIKDANLYISGLPKTMTQKDVEDMFTQYGHIINSRILVDQASGLSRGVAFIRFDKRSEAEEAIKDLNGSKPAGASEPITVKFAASPNQTKNSQLISQLYPTQSRRFGGPVHHQAQRFRFSPMSVDHMSGASGMNVSGSSSSGWCIFIYNLGQDVDEGILWQMFGPFGAVTNVKVIRDFNTNKCKGFGFVTMTNYEEAAMAIASLNGYRMGDRVLQVSFKTSKSHK; this is translated from the exons ATGGCCGTCAGAAGAGGACACATAAGGTATTTAAAA CAGGAAGAATACGACATGCCGAACGGTTACGAGGACCACATGGGCGATGAGCCGAGTGATGCGAAAACCAACCTGATCATCAACTATCTGCCCCAGAACATGAGTCAGGAGGAGCTTCGGAGTCTCTTCAGCAGCATTGGCGAGGTGGAGTCGGCCAAACTCATAAGAGACAAGATGGGAG GCCACAGTTTAGGGTACGGATTTGTTAACTATGTTAACCCTAATGATGCAGAAAGGGCAATCAATACACTCAATGGCCTGAGACTACAGTCTAAAACTATCAAG GTGTCTTATGCCAGGCCGAGCTCTGACAGCATCAAAGATGCCAACCTGTACATCAGCGGTTTACCCAAGACCATGACTCAGAAGGATGTAGAGGACATGTTTACCCAGTACGGGCATATCATAAACTCCCGCATACTGGTCGATCAGGCCTCTG GCCTATCTCGTGGAGTTGCGTTCATCCGTTTCGATAAGAGGTCTGAAGCGGAGGAAGCCATCAAGGATCTTAATGGATCCAAACCAGCTGGTGCCTCTGAACCAATCACAGTGAAGTTTGCTGCCAGTCCAAACCAGACCAAGAATTCCCAGCTGATCTCTCAGCTGTACCCCACTCAGTCCCGTCGGTTTGGAGGACCTGTTCATCACCAGGCGCAGCGCTTCAG GTTTTCACCCATGAGTGTTGACCACATGAGCGGTGCCTCTGGGATGAACGTGTCTGGCAGCTCTTCCTCTGGATGGTGTATCTTCATCTACAACTTGGGTCAGGATGTCGACGAAGGCATCCTTTGGCAGATGTTCGGTCCGTTCGGTGCTGTCACCAACGTCAAGGTCATCCGTGACTTTAACACCAACAAATGCAAAGGTTTTGGGTTTGTTACCATGACAAATTACGAAGAGGCTGCAATGGCCATCGCTAGCCTGAACGGATACCGCATGGGAGACAGAGTCCTGCAAGTGTCGTTCAAAACCAGCAAGTCTCACAAGtaa
- the LOC127968211 gene encoding ELAV-like protein 1 isoform X8: MAVRRGHIRYLKEEYDMPNGYEDHMGDEPSDAKTNLIINYLPQNMSQEELRSLFSSIGEVESAKLIRDKMGGHSLGYGFVNYVNPNDAERAINTLNGLRLQSKTIKVSYARPSSDSIKDANLYISGLPKTMTQKDVEDMFTQYGHIINSRILVDQASGLSRGVAFIRFDKRSEAEEAIKDLNGSKPAGASEPITVKFAASPNQTKNSQLISQLYPTQSRRFGGPVHHQAQRFRFSPMSVDHMSGASGMNVSGSSSSGWCIFIYNLGQDVDEGILWQMFGPFGAVTNVKVIRDFNTNKCKGFGFVTMTNYEEAAMAIASLNGYRMGDRVLQVSFKTSKSHK, from the exons ATGGCCGTCAGAAGAGGACACATAAGGTATTTAAAA GAAGAATACGACATGCCGAACGGTTACGAGGACCACATGGGCGATGAGCCGAGTGATGCGAAAACCAACCTGATCATCAACTATCTGCCCCAGAACATGAGTCAGGAGGAGCTTCGGAGTCTCTTCAGCAGCATTGGCGAGGTGGAGTCGGCCAAACTCATAAGAGACAAGATGGGAG GCCACAGTTTAGGGTACGGATTTGTTAACTATGTTAACCCTAATGATGCAGAAAGGGCAATCAATACACTCAATGGCCTGAGACTACAGTCTAAAACTATCAAG GTGTCTTATGCCAGGCCGAGCTCTGACAGCATCAAAGATGCCAACCTGTACATCAGCGGTTTACCCAAGACCATGACTCAGAAGGATGTAGAGGACATGTTTACCCAGTACGGGCATATCATAAACTCCCGCATACTGGTCGATCAGGCCTCTG GCCTATCTCGTGGAGTTGCGTTCATCCGTTTCGATAAGAGGTCTGAAGCGGAGGAAGCCATCAAGGATCTTAATGGATCCAAACCAGCTGGTGCCTCTGAACCAATCACAGTGAAGTTTGCTGCCAGTCCAAACCAGACCAAGAATTCCCAGCTGATCTCTCAGCTGTACCCCACTCAGTCCCGTCGGTTTGGAGGACCTGTTCATCACCAGGCGCAGCGCTTCAG GTTTTCACCCATGAGTGTTGACCACATGAGCGGTGCCTCTGGGATGAACGTGTCTGGCAGCTCTTCCTCTGGATGGTGTATCTTCATCTACAACTTGGGTCAGGATGTCGACGAAGGCATCCTTTGGCAGATGTTCGGTCCGTTCGGTGCTGTCACCAACGTCAAGGTCATCCGTGACTTTAACACCAACAAATGCAAAGGTTTTGGGTTTGTTACCATGACAAATTACGAAGAGGCTGCAATGGCCATCGCTAGCCTGAACGGATACCGCATGGGAGACAGAGTCCTGCAAGTGTCGTTCAAAACCAGCAAGTCTCACAAGtaa
- the LOC127968211 gene encoding ELAV-like protein 1 isoform X5: protein MAVRRGHIRYLKQEEYDMPNGYEDHMGDEPSDAKTNLIINYLPQNMSQEELRSLFSSIGEVESAKLIRDKMGGGVKEGHSLGYGFVNYVNPNDAERAINTLNGLRLQSKTIKVSYARPSSDSIKDANLYISGLPKTMTQKDVEDMFTQYGHIINSRILVDQASGLSRGVAFIRFDKRSEAEEAIKDLNGSKPAGASEPITVKFAASPNQTKNSQLISQLYPTQSRRFGGPVHHQAQRFRFSPMSVDHMSGASGMNVSGSSSSGWCIFIYNLGQDVDEGILWQMFGPFGAVTNVKVIRDFNTNKCKGFGFVTMTNYEEAAMAIASLNGYRMGDRVLQVSFKTSKSHK from the exons ATGGCCGTCAGAAGAGGACACATAAGGTATTTAAAA CAGGAAGAATACGACATGCCGAACGGTTACGAGGACCACATGGGCGATGAGCCGAGTGATGCGAAAACCAACCTGATCATCAACTATCTGCCCCAGAACATGAGTCAGGAGGAGCTTCGGAGTCTCTTCAGCAGCATTGGCGAGGTGGAGTCGGCCAAACTCATAAGAGACAAGATGGGAG gaggTGTGAAGGaag GCCACAGTTTAGGGTACGGATTTGTTAACTATGTTAACCCTAATGATGCAGAAAGGGCAATCAATACACTCAATGGCCTGAGACTACAGTCTAAAACTATCAAG GTGTCTTATGCCAGGCCGAGCTCTGACAGCATCAAAGATGCCAACCTGTACATCAGCGGTTTACCCAAGACCATGACTCAGAAGGATGTAGAGGACATGTTTACCCAGTACGGGCATATCATAAACTCCCGCATACTGGTCGATCAGGCCTCTG GCCTATCTCGTGGAGTTGCGTTCATCCGTTTCGATAAGAGGTCTGAAGCGGAGGAAGCCATCAAGGATCTTAATGGATCCAAACCAGCTGGTGCCTCTGAACCAATCACAGTGAAGTTTGCTGCCAGTCCAAACCAGACCAAGAATTCCCAGCTGATCTCTCAGCTGTACCCCACTCAGTCCCGTCGGTTTGGAGGACCTGTTCATCACCAGGCGCAGCGCTTCAG GTTTTCACCCATGAGTGTTGACCACATGAGCGGTGCCTCTGGGATGAACGTGTCTGGCAGCTCTTCCTCTGGATGGTGTATCTTCATCTACAACTTGGGTCAGGATGTCGACGAAGGCATCCTTTGGCAGATGTTCGGTCCGTTCGGTGCTGTCACCAACGTCAAGGTCATCCGTGACTTTAACACCAACAAATGCAAAGGTTTTGGGTTTGTTACCATGACAAATTACGAAGAGGCTGCAATGGCCATCGCTAGCCTGAACGGATACCGCATGGGAGACAGAGTCCTGCAAGTGTCGTTCAAAACCAGCAAGTCTCACAAGtaa